The DNA segment cttttaattttctaaattgctAACTAGCCATAGATAATTAATCAAAACTGCCAATCTGATACTCTGGtttatcttaatatatatatatatatatatatataaactttttgcATTTCAATGTGAGAAATTCGACATATTGTATAGGTGATTAAGGATCTGGCCTTGCCTGGCCAGATATCATGTGTTTTTTAACATAAGTTCTTGTGGATtatgaatcttttttttttcataaatatctcCTCTGTAGGCCTTTCAACCATAAATATCTTTATCTTGCATAAGTTCCTGTGGATTATGAATCATTTtatgattgttattattattttaaattttggataTCATGTGTTTTTTAGCATCACTTACCAGTGTTTTGCTTATGTTGATGCCACTTATATTTTTATGCTCCTTAGAAGGCATGCCTGCTTTTTGTTGACAAATTTGACAAAGTTTGTCTTACTATTACCTAGTTCTACTCATATATATTGTAGAATATTCTATAAAGTAATACTAtaacagtatttttttttttaaatttttatgctCCTTAGAAGGCATGCCCCATGCATCTCTCGTCAATGCCTGTCTAGCACGAACTAAGAAGCAATACTGCCTACCCAACGTGtcacctttttatttatttatttttttaattcttcttttatatttaaaaataaaaatatattaatattaattaataatgcaGGGGCCCTTacctttttcatttattgttaTCATATTGGTGttcaattaatattgataataataagcAATGTCCCACTTGTACTTTGTGGCTCCACATGCTTCTTATCTTGCTTGATTTACAAGGTGGTCTCTCCTCTTGTGTTCAAGATATCATTGAATGCAACACCGTTTGGTTACTTATCTATACATGCATTGCATGTacgttctcatatatatatatatatatatatatatattatatataaacctgtctttgtttattggttttatAAAGTAAGTAGAAGAATTGGATTATTAAAGTCAAGTTACTTAGGCCCTAAGTAGTAATTCTTTATTGAAATAGAGTAACAAGAACAAAAAATGAGACAGCGGGTGAGGGTTTGTGCGGAGGGGAAATGGAAATTTAGGAGCACCTTCCTTTGTGAGTGGGTCCCTGTGTATAATTACTATGTCCCTTGCAGATAAGCGTGATCAAGGGGAAGATGAAAATTCTATCAACCAAAATGAATTGTGGGACCGCATTGCTATCGGAAGTCGTAATAGAGTGTTGGGAAAGGGTAATATAAGTAGGCAAATGTCTTCAATCAATTACAAGCCACGTTCAGGGCCTTCTCAATCAAGTGGACAACTATATGACCAAATTAAGGAGTTACAGGCAGAGCTTGCTAAAACCCAAGCTAAGCACAATGCAATGCTTGCCGAGCATGATACGATGCGAGCCGAACATGATGCGATGCGGATTGAGTGGGCTCGTCGTGAGTCATTTGAAATGTCATTGCTTGCAGCACTTAGGTTGAAGGGCATTGACCTCTCCGATATGCATGTTGCTACTCTCACGCGATCTATCCCTAGAGCACCAACAGTGGAGGCGCAATCGCATGTTGATGAGCACTCTCCAACGAGAAAAAGGCCTCGCACCACACTCGTTGCCGACAACACTCTTGATGgcccgaatgatgaagaggatatATGTTAAAGCTTACTTTGAGTTTTgtcttgttgatgttgttggtgTAGAAGTTAGtttcttttcaattggatgataaagaagatgaagcaacAATTCAAGCCATAGTTCACTTCAATTTATTTAGCAACAATTCATTctaatgttttcaaatttttttgttgaaggTAAAGGTCATGAATTGTCATTCAGTGTGTTTTACATTAGCCTTCTTTGTTTGAACAGGATGGAAGGAAAAAATTACGCCATGCACAAAGAAACCTCCATCTTTTGTTGAAACCAGAATTATCAAGCATATGTGGAACTTTGAGGCTTCTGGTACTCGTTTTCCCTGTATGTTGACATTGTAAGCTAGAGTAAGGTcaaattatatatgtttgttgcTTTTGCTCTTTATATAGGTGGATGTCAAGTGTTTGGCTGAAAAGCTTCTTGAATATGTCATGAATAACCACCTCGTTGTTCGAGATCCTGAGACTATTCTGTAAGCATTGAAAATATCACTGGTTAGAATTACTCATCTGCATTTTTTCTTCATGCTGAAATgggatgtttaatttttttattaatcttttccGGAAAATATGGCCTTGCTACTTTGCATCACCAACTGATTTTTCTTTCTCCAAAACCTCCATTTACATAAGTTCACTTTGCACACACTTTGGGTTTGCTATGTTTATGATGCCTTTCTGGCATTCACACATATAAACATACATCTGATTTGTTGTTTATGATGGTTTCTTTGAATACAACCGGGTGTGAATATACACACACATCAGATTTGCTGTTAATGATGGTTTCTTTGAATACACCCGGGTGtgaacatatatacacacacatgcatCATATTTGTTGTTTATCATGGTTTTTTTGAATGCACAGATGGGGGTcgatatatatatgcacacatgcATCGGGATGCATCGGGATTTTGCTATTTGGGATGGCTTACTTGAGAAGCGAGCAGGCTCTCGCGTTTAtctgtatatataaatacattaggATTGCTATATTTATGATGTTCCGTGCCTTTGAACACACTCAAGCTTTAGGTTTgccatatttttaatatttttcttgaattcaaaCAATCGCAGATTTtt comes from the Dioscorea cayenensis subsp. rotundata cultivar TDr96_F1 chromosome 21, TDr96_F1_v2_PseudoChromosome.rev07_lg8_w22 25.fasta, whole genome shotgun sequence genome and includes:
- the LOC120252534 gene encoding helicase protein MOM1-like isoform X4, which encodes MLDGRKKLRHAQRNLHLLLKPELSSICGTLRLLVDVKCLAEKLLEYVMNNHLVVRDPETILWGSIYICTHASGCIGILLFGMAYLRSEQALAFICIYKYIRIAIFMMFRAFEHTQALGLPYF